In the bacterium genome, one interval contains:
- the mltG gene encoding endolytic transglycosylase MltG, translating to MDKKNRTLLLIFIIIITGFFLIKIITLPPLVPVTKLVEIPENKNAYEVAKILKEEGIIKSTKWFLYWTNKYNVQKKLKSGIYEFSGRTPLKRVIEKLVKGEIALVKITVPEGSNIYDIGEILEKSHLIKDKNEFIEYAKNNNFEGFLFPDTYYFPYNISIESICIKMWKNFKNVFEQIYDEEIHEKNWKKVKEIVTVASIVEKEAGLSSERKIIAGIIYKRLKKNIPIESCSTVEYALGYKKKRLTKSDLKIKSPYNTYIYKGLPPTPICNPGKDSLIAALNPINTDYMFFLSKGDGTNYFSKTYSEHLEAIKKYLSNKITPETDLQQNSM from the coding sequence ATGGATAAAAAAAATAGAACCCTTCTTTTAATATTCATTATTATAATAACTGGATTTTTTTTAATAAAAATTATAACACTACCTCCTTTAGTTCCAGTAACAAAACTTGTTGAAATACCGGAAAATAAAAATGCTTATGAAGTTGCTAAAATTTTGAAAGAGGAAGGAATTATTAAAAGTACTAAATGGTTTTTATACTGGACAAATAAATATAATGTTCAGAAAAAATTAAAATCTGGAATATATGAGTTTTCAGGAAGAACACCCTTAAAAAGGGTTATTGAAAAACTTGTAAAGGGAGAAATTGCACTTGTTAAGATTACAGTTCCTGAAGGTTCAAATATTTATGATATCGGAGAAATACTTGAAAAATCACATCTTATAAAAGATAAAAATGAATTTATAGAGTATGCTAAAAATAATAATTTTGAGGGTTTTCTTTTCCCCGATACTTATTATTTTCCTTATAATATTTCAATTGAAAGTATATGTATAAAAATGTGGAAAAATTTTAAAAATGTTTTTGAGCAGATTTATGATGAAGAAATACATGAAAAAAACTGGAAAAAAGTAAAAGAAATTGTGACTGTCGCTTCAATAGTTGAGAAAGAAGCAGGTTTAAGTTCAGAAAGAAAAATAATTGCGGGAATTATATATAAACGACTCAAAAAAAATATACCGATTGAAAGTTGTTCAACTGTTGAATATGCTCTCGGATATAAAAAAAAGAGGTTAACAAAATCAGACCTTAAAATAAAATCACCTTATAACACCTATATTTATAAAGGGCTTCCACCTACTCCTATATGTAATCCTGGAAAGGATTCTTTGATTGCTGCTTTAAATCCAATAAATACAGATTATATGTTTTTTCTTTCAAAAGGAGATGGAACAAATTATTTTTCAAAAACATATTCAGAACATCTTGAAGCAATTAAAAAATATCTATCTAATAAAATAACCCCTGAAACCGATTTACAACAGAACTCAATGTGA